The Halobacillus ihumii genomic sequence CTTAGCCGTTGTTACATCCTTGCTTTTAGCCTTCTTGTTAATTCACACAACATCTGCTAGTGAGATAAAATTTAGCGATGGGAAATCTTCAGATCAAATAACGAAAACATATCAAGATTCTAAAATTAGGGTTAAGGAAATATCTAGTAAATCAGGATTGACTCATGTAAAAGTTGATGTAACAAGGGCGCAATTTAAATTTCCTTATGCAGAGGACGTTAGTTTTCAAGTATGGGATGATTCAGGTAATATGTTAACCCCTACTGCTCAAGACTCAAATAGTAAGGCTAAGGGGAATAAAATTGTGTACCATTTAAACATGTCTGTCGAAGAGTATCCGAAGGAAACGGAATATCTTAAGATTAAACCAGTTATTGAAAAAATTGAATTTAATAAAGAGGATAAATCATCAGCAACAGTTACTCATGAAAAGCGTTCAGATGAGGAAATAGTTTCGAAAACAGTAAATGGAGATTTCCCTGTCAAACTCGACCAAGGAAAAATAGGATACGTTCTTATTACTAAGATTGAACAACTTCCTGAAAAAACAATAGTTCACGTTAAGGCAGATGGGAATAACCCTAACCATCAAGTTAATGAAGTTTGGATTGAAGATCAATCAGGTAAGGGATACATTAATACTTCTGATCCAAAATTAAATTATGATAAGAACGAATACACTTTGGAATTTCCTCCTGTTAATGGCCCAATTAAAGTTGTAACGGCTAGATTAGAGTCTCCAAACATTTATGAAGACCTAACAGTAAAAGTTCCCCTCAACTAATGAGAATTCAGAAAACTAAACCTTCCTAGGAACATAAGCATTCCATGAAAAAACTGGTTCCCTAGATCTGGAACCAGTTTTTTATATGCGACTATAGGTTAATTAACAGTATCTGGCCTGATACATAAAGATAGAGCTCAATTCATTATTTCGGAATCGCGCCCGTTTATTTAATAGAGGATCTCTACCTAAAGTGGATCATATTAATTCATTCGATTCTGAAGGTTTTTCAATTGCTGCTACAGATTCGATTTCCACCAGTTGATTTTTATAACCTAATACCGTAACTCCCGATAAGGTGCTTGGAACGTCATGGTCGCCAAATTCTTTCCTTATTGTCTCCCATGCAGTTACCAGATCTGAACGATCTTGTGATGCTACAAGCACCCTAGTGTACACAACATCATTCAGTGAAGCACCACACTCTTTTAATGCTTCTTTTAAATTCTCAACACAGGTTTTAGCTTGAAGTTCATAATCATTTAAATTTTGTACTTCTCCGTCTATATTAAGAGGACAAGCTCCTGCTAGGTATAGTAAATCCATTTCCGATGGTACTCGACTAGCATATGCGTAATCAGTTTGAGCTAAATTTTCTGAATGAATTAGTGATATTTTATTGTTCATTTTTTATCTTCCTTCCACCCTACTTATT encodes the following:
- a CDS encoding RidA family protein, with the translated sequence MNNKISLIHSENLAQTDYAYASRVPSEMDLLYLAGACPLNIDGEVQNLNDYELQAKTCVENLKEALKECGASLNDVVYTRVLVASQDRSDLVTAWETIRKEFGDHDVPSTLSGVTVLGYKNQLVEIESVAAIEKPSESNELI